The window GCCGACGCGATCTCAGGTCTCAGCGCGTCTGACTCAGGAGGGACGATCTCCAACAGCCTGACTATCCTCTTGTCCTCCCCTTCACCACCCTGCTCAAAATTTATCCGGCCAAAGTCTTCCAGCAATACTTCGAACTGTGACAGAAGCTCTAGGGCGGTGCGGTGCGTTTTCTTTGTGTAATCAAACCATCCCCAAATTGCCCCAAGAACAACGATGATTGGAGCAATGTAAAGAATCGATACATATCGAAGAAAAGTCAAGGCAAGCAAGACTAGTTGGGGAGCAAACAGCCAGACTTGCCCTTTCGAAAGACTTCCGAAATACTCCCTCATAGCGGGTCTCTTCTACCTGAGTCTTCTCGCAATTGGGAGGGCAACCTCGACAATCAACCCAATGGTAACGAAGCTCCAGCCGCTTTGAGTGAAATCGATCCCTTCCCCGAAGCTTCCTAGGATGACAAGAATGAATCCTAGGAGCAGAGCCAGAGCTGGTGATGCGGACGTCAGGACTCGGGTGCGTGACCCCAATGATTTCACTCAGGAGTGTCGGTGGGACCCGTCTGTATTCCCGAGGTATTCTCGGCTCAGCGGTAGAAAACGGCTTAGTAACCCATCTTGAGAGATGCGCGGTGAAAGCTCGCGCGCTTGCCGGGGCTATGAAGCACTCTCACTTGTCAAGTGTTCATGGCCTGGACTAATTCTCAATTACGCAAAAAAAGTGGGCGGGAGGCTTGATCCCTCCCATGGTTAGTCTCTGCCTTTCGCCTTGGCCTTGGTCTGATCGTTGACTTCGGTGTCATGCGTGCCAGTCGCGACATGCCATCTCAGAGAATAGTTCAGCGGAGTGGGTGGAAAAGTAGCCTTTCCTTCGAACGCCCCGTGTCCTCGCACTCCCGCGAGCTGGCCAGTACCGCCGAAGATCTCAAAGTGGCCACGTATGAAGGTGCCATTGTTTCGACCTTCATAACGGATCACAAGAGTCCCTGACTTATCGCCTAGTGTACCCGTGAAGTTTGCTAGTCCACGGTCTATTGATACACCGGTTTGGTTGTGAATCAAGTCTCTTTCGATAGCCACTGCCTTTCCTGCAAGAGCTCCCGAGGTGACAAAGGTGTTTTTGAACACGACCAGGGTATTATGGCCGATGACCTGATGGGACAGTCTCACGCTGTCGGTTAGGGATACATGACCGGTTCCGAAATTGGGTTGAGTCGCATTCACTGTGGATACGCTAAGCAGTAAGAAAAGTGGGACCAGTAGCAGCCCGACGATTGTTTTTTTCAAGTCTTTTTCCATCTCCTAAATTGTTTGGGAATTTCTGTCACGGCGCCCCTCCTCGGCGCTCCTGGGTTCTTAGCGACACTGGTGTCCCTGGAATTGAAAAGTGGGACGCGATGTTTTACTGATACGAGTATTTGCCCGGCTCGTTTGGACTTGGTATTTTAGGCACTAGTGGCCCGAACCAACAATATTCAATCCACGTAATTCTCTGGATATGCACGGATATCGAAGCATTCGTTTGCTCAGATGGGCTTATGAGATTCGTAACTTCTGAGGATCTCTGCCTTCAATTTCGGAGTCGAGTTAGTGATGCGTTTCCTACAACGAGCCGACCCCTTCGTCCTACTTGGCTCAGCCGTCGCTCTGTTTCTAGCGGTTGCTAACGATCCGTGGTGGACGATTACTGGCGCACATTCAGACAATCTTCTAGCGATAAGGGTCTCGCCCTTCTACCTTCAGACGATTGCAACTGGAATAGTCTCTAGCAGTCCCTTTGCTACAACGCTAGGATCATTCACTCGGGTGCTGTCAGTCCTCGGTTTTGTCGCCTTGGCCGCGGCTAGCGTTCAGAAGACTGCGTGGTGGCGGCCTCTGATGATTTGTTTTGGATTGTGTGCACTCATCGAGCTCTACCTCAGTTTTCTTCTGTTACATATTGTAGCCGATGCCGCTTTCCTAGGAGCATACGGCATTCTACCGCCTTACATCGGTACGGGCTATCTTCCGGCCACCTTTCTTGGGCTCGATCTCAACAACTATTCGAACCCCCTTGTGATTGCAAGTTTCAGGTATCCCTTCTATTCCGGCTTTGTTGGCATCGGACTAGTTGCCGGCAGTTTTATTTTCAGAGCTCTAAGAGAGAGACGAAAACGACTGGAGCAGAAGGGAGTCCAAGCAATATTCACCTCATAGCCAAAACGCGCACTTCGAATTGTCGAACGCTTAAACCGAAGTAAGAGATCCAGGCACCGTTGGGCTAGAATGCAATACACTCGACTTGGTTCCACTGGTCTACAGGTCTCCCAGATCTGTCTTGGCACGATGTCGTTCGGTAACTTGGAAGAGTGGATGATCGAGATCGATAAGGCGAGACCTATCGTAAAGCGAGCGATCGACTTGGGAGTAAATTTCTTTGACACTGCAAACCTGTATTCCAACGGACGCTCCGAAGAGATAGTCGGTGAGCTGCTGAAAGACTATCGCGATGATGTCGTTATCGCGACAAAGGTGAGATTGAAGGTCGGCGAGGGTCCGAACAAGGAGGGCCTCTCGCGATATCATATTCTGCAGCAGGTGAGAAAATCCCTCAAGAGACTTCAAACCGATAGGATCGACCTCTACCAGACACATCGGTGGGACTACGCGACACCAATCGAAGAGACGCTTCTTGCGCTGAATGATCTTGTCCGACAGGGAACCGTCGGATACATAGGCGCGTCTAGCATGTGGGCCTGGCAGTTCGCCAAGGCGCTCTTCATCAGTGACCAATTCGGGATCGCGCGGTTTGTCTCGATGCAGAACCACTACAACCTCTGCTACCGAGAAGAAGAACGCGAAATGATCCCATTATGCAACGATCAGGGAATAGGCTTGATCCCATGGAGCCCTTTAGCAAGAGGATTCCTGACGGGAAGATACAAGCGGGGAAAGACCCCCAGCACTTCGAGATACAAGACTGACAAGTATTTCGCGGAGAGGTTCTTCCGTCCCGAAGACTTTGACGTGGTGGAACGAGCAGAAGAGGTTGCAAAGGAGAAGGGAGCGACGACAGCCCAGATCGCACTTGCATGGCTGCGGTACAAGGGAGTAAACGCCCCAATCATCGGCGCTACCAGGGTCGAGCACATTGACGAGGCGATTGGGTCGCTTGACATTCAGTTGTCAAGTGATGAATTGAATCGGCTAGAGGAACCATACAAGACCCACAGGATCCTTGGTCATTCATAGCCAACCCTTCAGTCCCAACTCCTTTCTCATCAGCCACCAATGCCATCTCTCATCCAAGCACTTAGTCTCTACCCGCTCAACAACGAGGGAATGGGGCTCAACGATCTAGGCCTACTTTCTTCAGCAGTGCCCTATATCGAGGCTCTCCATGTAGCCTCGAAAAGGCTGGCCATGACTTGAGATGAGTCATGGCGGGGGAATGCTCATCGAAGACTTTCTCCAGCAAGTCAAGTGCAAGCTGATTATTGCCAAGTCCAATGTGGACAAGTGCGATACGAAGCCAGCGACGATCTGGGGGGTCTGTCGGGCGCTGGTCTCGGTCGTTCTTGAGCTGTTCCAGAATCCCGCTTGCTTCCGATGTCCTCCCTGAGATTGCGAGCACGTATCCAATATTACCCAGGAGTACTGGGAAACCCACCAGTTTGTCCGCCTCTCGAAAATCAGCGATGGCCTGCTCGTACATTCCCTTCTCAACCTCAGCATCTCCGCGCCATCCGTATCCAGCTGGGAAGGAAGAGTCGATTTCGATCGCCCTTTCAGCGGCCTCTATCGCCAGGTCGTACTGGTGAGCGAACAAGTACTCCTCGGAAGCATTCGTATGTATTCTCGGGGAGAAAGGGTCAAGTTCCTGTGCGCGTTTAGTCGACTCAATGGCTTCGTCGTACCTTCCTACATGCCCTAGGAACAGACCGTACCCGCTGTGTGCCCACGCGTAGCTAGGGTTCAACTCTCTTGCCTGCTTGAACTCTCTCTCGGCTTCTTCCCACTTCCATTCGTATTCCTGGCGGGCCGCGGCGAGTGTGGCGTGAGGCTCAGCGATTGACGCGTCGATGGCAATTGCCTTCGCGGCGATCTCTATCGCTTTCGGATAGAGAAGTTTTGGCAAATCAGTGCCAATTCGGCCCAGCAAGAGGTAAGTGTCCGCGAGACCAGAATATCCGAGAGCGAAGTTAGGGTCCTTCTTGACGGCCAGCTCGAACTGGACTAGGGCCTTCTTCAGAGAGTCAGCTGTTCCTCTATTCCAGAAATATCTTCCTTTGAGGTAGATCGAATATGCTTCTGTGTTCTTTGTCGGTTCGTTCTGAAACCTTGTTCCGTGGCTCGCGTGAAGCTGAACTTTGAGACCTTCAGCCACGTTTCGAGCTATGTCGCTCTGGATGTTGAATACATCGCCCAATTTCCTATCATACGTTTGCGACCAGAGGTTTTCCTCGCTTTCCGGGTCGACTAGTTGCGCTGTGACTCGTAGTCTGTTCCCAGCTTTTCTTACGGTTCCTTCAAGAACACTGCCTGTCCGCAACTCTTGGCTGATCTCTGAAACTCCCTTACCTGAGCCTTTGTACCTCATTGAGGAAGTACGCGCGACTACGCGTAGACCCTGAATCCTTGAAATTGTGGAGATTAATTCGTCCGTCATTCCTTCAGCGAAATAGTCATCCTGAGGGTCGGGGCTGATGTTTGTCATTGGGAGCACTGCAATCCGATGCTTGTTCAAGGGTACAAGCTTCTCGACGTTGACCGGATCAATCGGAGTCTTGGGTCTCGGCCCTGATAGCCAGCCCTTGAGTCCGACCCCTTTTTCATCTGCCACCGAAGCTATCTCATCTAGGACTGAAGATCCCACAAATTTAAAGAAAAATATGATGGAGTGTCGCCGTCAAGGGTAAGTTTGGTTCCCTGCTTGGGCGGAAGAACCCACGTAGGGAGCCTACCGGGACGCCCATCAAGTATGGCTCGAGGAACCTATCGATTCTATCGTTTTGATGTGCGTCGAGAAAAAAATTCAACTAGTAAACAGAGGGGTCGGGTCCATGAGCCTTTCTCCCCTTCAAGAGTGAGTCGCCGAACACTTCGTCGTCTGACCGATGACCATTCATAGACTGCGAAGCGACAAAATCTCTAGCGAGACGAAGAACTCTGGCTCCCTTGCCACGCGTCAATCGGTGATAAGACTCGTTGAGTTTTTTGGCTCTAGCCGAAGGTGTACGTGTAAAGACGCAGGTCGTCAGCATTCGTAATGAGCTTCAACTCATGAGTCTCGAAGGCCTTCGTTCGAACGATGTCGTAAAGTCTGTTCTCCGTAACCAAGAGGAAACTACCCGTCGAATCCCACCGGACATCAGCGCCTGCCTTTCCTTTTTCTATCGGCTTCCCATCAAGCTCAACGTCGACCCTCACCGGTTTCGCGTCTGACGCTCCGAGAACCGCGTTCGCGTTGCGAGCACCATACTTCAGGAGGGCATAGCCAGCCTCAGAGGATGCGTGTATCACATACTCCGGGAGCTGAGCCCAATCTCCGCTCAAGTACGGGATGTCTCGCGAGTGTTTCCCAGGGTCCGTGTACCGCGTGCGGCTTCCAGACGCCTTAACTTGTCCGTTTCCGAAACCCTGAGACCTCAATGCCCCGGCGTAGATTTCGGGAGTCGTGTTCGGCATAAACCCGAACTTTTCCATCTTAACCCCGGCATCATTCTTGCCTCCCATAGGCTTCCCTGTTTCTTTTAGCAAATCTCGAATTCTCTCTTCCATCTTGTCGTAATCGCCTTCGCCCGCGTGTTCCCATCGAATTGTTCCCTTGGAATCTACTAGGGTCTGGCGTGGCCAGTACTGGTTTCCGTACAGTTTCCACGTGGTGTTTTCACTGTCGATTGCGACGGGGTATTCTATTCCAAACCTTTTCACTGCACTTGCGACATTTTCCGGTAGTTTTTCGAACTCGAACTCTGGAGTATGGACCCCTACCAAGACGAATGGAGCTCCTGCAAATTCGTTGTGGAGTAATTTCATGTGAGGCAGGGATCTGACACAATTCACACAGCTGTAGGTCCAGAAATCAAGAAGAACGACCTTTCCCTTCAAACCGGCCATTGTCAGTGGAGAGGTGTTTAGCCACCCGCGGAGACCCGAGAACTCCGGCGCCGACTTTCCCGTAAGAGACTCTGCAAGCATACAATCTATCCTCGTGTTCCCGGCTATAACCTCATCAGCAAATCGAGGAGGCTTCCCCCGAGTCGCTAGATCAGTGATTTCTTGACACGTCGGGTTGTTACGGGTTTCATGTCAGAATTACGGAATTGGTCTATTCAATTCTAGGTCCTATTTTCTCGGGTCCAAACCAGTTAGTTCAGCCCTGTGACAATTGACGGTGGGAGATGCCAGCAAGCGTTGAGAGCAGCAGAACATGGAACCCCAGAACATTCGAGCAGAATAATACAAACCGTTCTGATTCCCACACTTCTCGTATCGGGTCTAATCGGAGTGTGGATTGCCGCAAACGACGGATGGCTTCGAGCCGTCGCCCCAAGCCACGCCTACGGTCTCCTCGCGTTTGCAGTTATCGACATACTCCTCGCCCTTGTCGTCCTAGTTGCACCGAAACCGGCATACTTAGGAGCCCTTCTTGTCTCAATGATTCAGATCTTCGCGATGGCCGAGGATGCTTTGACGTTCACCCCCGCGGGGACTCTGCAAGCGGTGTTCAGAGCGTATCTGTTGAGTGACGTAGCATTTGTAGCGCTACTAGGAATCCAGCTCGCTGTCGCAGGAATCACTGCGACTGTCATCACTCTGCCTCACGGAACAGGGCACCGATTCCATTCCAATCAATCAAAACATCACAAGATGTTGCGATAAGGCAAGACTGGAGAATAGAGAAGATGTTGGCGACATCCTGACCTAATCAGGCAGCCTCGACCTCGCCCTGACGAAACAGCGGTCCTCTACGACTTCGTCAACGCGAGCCATACAATCGAAGGATTCCGCGCACACCCCGACAGAAGCCTTTACTCTGATCGATACAATAACCGGAATTCCAGCGGGAGCTTTGGGCAAGTAGTCAACCAAGACTCCCCTCTTTCTTTCCACTATTCGTTATCGGTAGCAAGAAATCGCCGCGCCAATAGAATCGCTTCGCTCGGACTACAACTTGACAATTCTGCAACGTCAAGATAGTGACGTCGTTCAGGAGCCAAAGCGAAAATAGGACCGAGAACTTATTCTCTGTATACCATCAAGGGCCAGGTGCGGTTGCGATGAGTATGGAAGAAGATGACATGAGCGAAGATCGGGACTTGGAGGAAGAAACCGATGAAGAATCGGAGGAACATGTCTCTGAGGAAGTTGAGGAGCGGGAGGAAGAAAGGGAGTCAGAGACAAAACGAGAATCCGTACTCCAAGCTAGCGAGCGGGATAAGAAGAGATCTCAGAAGACTCCGCGTGGAAGAAAGCCTGTGCGGACGAGAAAATAGGCATCCGGGGGTTTCATTCGGAAAGGAGGATTCGGTTAATCCTCTTCGCGAGCCGGTTTCTTTTTGTAACCTTCAACCGGCTTTTCAGTTGTCTTCTCCTTCATCTCCTCCACCTGTGAAACAGCAGGCGTGGTAGTTTCAGAGGGTTTCGTATCCGGGATTGAACCGTCGGGCTTGTCGATGATAATCGGTGTACTAACGGGCTTCGGATCCAGAGCACTAGAAGCTGGAGGCTGTTCTTTGATTGAGGGTTTGCTCGGAAACGTTGGACGAACGATTGGACGTGGTGCTTGTCTGCCTGGGGACGATGGCTTCTGGTTCATCGGGCCAACGATCACGCTTGGAGGAGGCATCCTTGGTGCTGGGACTGGAATGTATGGCTGCTTGAGCCCTTGATCAGGAGAAATGCGGGCAGTCTTCTTCGAACCTGATGACGGATTTAGAATACCCGTGGATTCTCCAACATACTTTGGACTATCCTCCCAAGAGGAAGCGGAGGAAACAATGGTTGGTTTCTCAGAGAACTTGTCATCAGTATCCGAGCTGGACACAGGTGATCTTTCTGAGATTACTAATGGCTGGTTAACAGGCGCTGGCATCGGAGTCTTAGCTTCTATTCTCAGCGGTGGAATGCCTGTTTCACTCCGGAATGGAGCTTCGGAGACGGTCCTACTCCGAATCTTCGGCGCTGGCGGTCCCGCCTCTAGCGGCGTTCTGAACGCTTTCTCCCATGACCCAGGATTAGGATCTCCAGGCGGTGCAGCCATAGCGGCTGAGAAACTGGGCGATGGAAGACCAGGAACCGAGACGCTAGATGTGGAAGATGATCTCGGCATAGGAATTTTATCCACTCTTAATTCCGCGACTTGTGCTTCGAGAACCAGGTTTCGTTTCATCAAGTTCTCCAGCATCTGCAACGCTCTCTCAAGCCTGATGCCAGGTCTCAGGCCACGATGGAACTTGAAGGCGAGAGTGATCGCGAACGCCGCGATAATTACCATGACCGCGATGTCCACGGTGGTGAAAGCAAGTTGTGGAAACCTAGTCAGTGATTCGCCAAGCCCTGCGCTCACAGCTGGGTTGTTGGCGTAGAGGAGGAAGATCCAGTAG is drawn from Candidatus Bathyarchaeia archaeon and contains these coding sequences:
- a CDS encoding aldo/keto reductase; its protein translation is MQYTRLGSTGLQVSQICLGTMSFGNLEEWMIEIDKARPIVKRAIDLGVNFFDTANLYSNGRSEEIVGELLKDYRDDVVIATKVRLKVGEGPNKEGLSRYHILQQVRKSLKRLQTDRIDLYQTHRWDYATPIEETLLALNDLVRQGTVGYIGASSMWAWQFAKALFISDQFGIARFVSMQNHYNLCYREEEREMIPLCNDQGIGLIPWSPLARGFLTGRYKRGKTPSTSRYKTDKYFAERFFRPEDFDVVERAEEVAKEKGATTAQIALAWLRYKGVNAPIIGATRVEHIDEAIGSLDIQLSSDELNRLEEPYKTHRILGHS
- a CDS encoding DUF3224 domain-containing protein, with the protein product MKKTIVGLLLVPLFLLLSVSTVNATQPNFGTGHVSLTDSVRLSHQVIGHNTLVVFKNTFVTSGALAGKAVAIERDLIHNQTGVSIDRGLANFTGTLGDKSGTLVIRYEGRNNGTFIRGHFEIFGGTGQLAGVRGHGAFEGKATFPPTPLNYSLRWHVATGTHDTEVNDQTKAKAKGRD
- a CDS encoding tetratricopeptide repeat protein, whose product is MADEKGVGLKGWLSGPRPKTPIDPVNVEKLVPLNKHRIAVLPMTNISPDPQDDYFAEGMTDELISTISRIQGLRVVARTSSMRYKGSGKGVSEISQELRTGSVLEGTVRKAGNRLRVTAQLVDPESEENLWSQTYDRKLGDVFNIQSDIARNVAEGLKVQLHASHGTRFQNEPTKNTEAYSIYLKGRYFWNRGTADSLKKALVQFELAVKKDPNFALGYSGLADTYLLLGRIGTDLPKLLYPKAIEIAAKAIAIDASIAEPHATLAAARQEYEWKWEEAEREFKQARELNPSYAWAHSGYGLFLGHVGRYDEAIESTKRAQELDPFSPRIHTNASEEYLFAHQYDLAIEAAERAIEIDSSFPAGYGWRGDAEVEKGMYEQAIADFREADKLVGFPVLLGNIGYVLAISGRTSEASGILEQLKNDRDQRPTDPPDRRWLRIALVHIGLGNNQLALDLLEKVFDEHSPAMTHLKSWPAFSRLHGEPRYRALLKKVGLDR
- a CDS encoding redoxin family protein, giving the protein MLAESLTGKSAPEFSGLRGWLNTSPLTMAGLKGKVVLLDFWTYSCVNCVRSLPHMKLLHNEFAGAPFVLVGVHTPEFEFEKLPENVASAVKRFGIEYPVAIDSENTTWKLYGNQYWPRQTLVDSKGTIRWEHAGEGDYDKMEERIRDLLKETGKPMGGKNDAGVKMEKFGFMPNTTPEIYAGALRSQGFGNGQVKASGSRTRYTDPGKHSRDIPYLSGDWAQLPEYVIHASSEAGYALLKYGARNANAVLGASDAKPVRVDVELDGKPIEKGKAGADVRWDSTGSFLLVTENRLYDIVRTKAFETHELKLITNADDLRLYTYTFG